The Corallococcus caeni genome includes a region encoding these proteins:
- a CDS encoding nuclear transport factor 2 family protein, translated as MSASENFSLARAWLKAFNAHDVTALVALYAEDATHTSPKIRVLHPETGGRLVGRPALERWWRDAIARLPGLRYEETALTADEDRVFMEYLRHAPNEAPLPVAEVLEVKGGRIVASRVYHG; from the coding sequence ATGAGCGCGAGCGAAAACTTCTCCCTGGCCCGGGCATGGCTCAAGGCCTTCAACGCCCACGACGTCACCGCGCTGGTTGCCCTGTACGCGGAGGATGCAACACACACCTCGCCCAAGATTCGCGTCCTGCACCCGGAGACGGGTGGGCGCCTGGTGGGCCGGCCGGCCCTGGAGCGGTGGTGGAGGGATGCCATCGCCCGGCTGCCGGGCCTGCGCTACGAGGAGACGGCCCTCACGGCGGACGAGGACCGGGTGTTCATGGAGTACCTGCGCCACGCGCCCAACGAGGCCCCCCTGCCGGTGGCGGAGGTGCTGGAGGTGAAGGGCGGGCGCATCGTCGCGTCGCGCGTCTACCACGGCTAA
- a CDS encoding MG2 domain-containing protein gives MSPQSAVPPKAARAPRARWLLPALLVGALVAGCKQEPAKTPPATPASTATPAASTPSPSTPAPEQASKLTPVIHELASENALPTGVVIEFALPVRPRYESVDGSVVTVSPEVGGSLRWTGPSSLLFTPSTGFAAGTTYTVSVDAVNTDAGVVKPPSAREWRYNFTTYAFKFAQLYPTRMDLPKGRVEANVDFSGPVDLAAVRSRTSFRVGDTAISDVKWSTRADTRNSLSVVLTHPKLKPGATLQFSLREGLTAAGGASTVQAPAATASVPLNGGKRMDITYVNLQEGTNGYFFEVSCRDVESDAPASPTDEQWDSYYYDDDNKGCSLNDAVALDAIRFKPKVKFTVAPSRRGFRIFGDFKRGPHTLSIAEGTLSVGGGTLMGAWSRGFSVPARQAQVRFNANGRYLPRSAWRNLPLQHLNVEEVTLTVRNVPPENLVFWMGSDYSETADERTSNVLVRKTVPLKSTPDSLLTTYVDVASLVPANTRGLVEILAERGDYKAAARILLTDLSLVAKRGGPAVGSTDSGEVWVWALGLESTEPLSGVEVSLVKKSGQTVARCTTQGEAGCNLKVPAPGVDDSAPFALVARKGDELTYLKYDELKTEIANSDVQGEPYRAEQPYRASVWSDRGVYRPGDTAHVAAVLRGQDNLAPPAGMPVEVRVIDPHEREIRKVTLKTNAAGLVSFDQAFAAFQDTGHYWVRLKVADRDVASYAVNVEEFVPERMKVTASTTAPGYVQGKEIPVGVEAAYLFGGSAEGSPVEMTCRLESVPFKPKQNAQYTYGIWRQDGSAPRPVTLGQVKGTLDAKGQALLNCPAQAASGPIKGAARLSAVASVFESGSGRSTIGEANVPVHPEAYYLGLQANTQKVKAATPFTVSGVVVDWDGQLVTDGKAPKTVVLEYQLLEENYGYYYDEESGYERYQRYLRPQREGEATVKVENGRFTATVLPGRDGAGYLVRARAGSTQTDLSIEGEGRYYWWGEGSRVDQTPRPQKPTALELALPAKGKVGEALTVKMKAPYRGRVLFTVETDRVLTTAWKQVEPGEVTWQFTPKEYAPNVYVSAFLVKDPHLESAQAFMPDRAFGVGSIALEPVDFTQAVTVTVPKEVRSNDTLTVDVAVEGVEGPTFATVAVVDEGILSLTRFQSPDPLKEIFTRRALGIQTFETVGWALLVPPGGNSSSTGGDEGGAEGRVQPVKPVALWSGVVEVPANGKLRVPFKLPQYRGAVRVMVVTAGNKRIGRASAQVLVRDPLVLQTTLPRFLTQNDEIQIPVFVTNLSGKAQDVKVSLASEALAVPGLAMPEALGSPLELKGKSEGRARVEDGKSRTFVFQGRAVQSVGAARLVVTVEGGGYTSREQLDVPLSPAGPRERKLQQVELAQGTTDVKALLQGWVPTTERTTVWVTNNPYAKSLQHLSYLVRYPYGCIEQTTSSTRPLLFVSQLVERVDPTLVSTAKVEDMVQAGINRVLSMQTASGGFAYWPGQTEPLAWGTAYATHMLLDARKLKYPVPEDRVDSALAWMGDELTRKEGRVNDDHYGQHSEAYMHYVLAVAGKGRKARAQAMVSALETAAKKAALSGEDQEDLYMLKAALWLSGDRRYEKELRNPDVSSLREERHNGWSFYSDRRRRGMMLSTFQDLFGTAPEGEPLARMVATALEARTSEYYTTQELVWGITGLGKRLQGSATTFTPPTLTVAGKAVASVAEKDARVSDRTWALARASERASVSLDLKDKGAGSVYLLLNSEGVRTTPEVKVGGQGLTLKRTWRSLDGTALDLKAQPVKLADLIYVELEVTNTTGERVQNIALVDRLPAGWEIENARLGRGGSVDWVDADSLWTADYVNVRDDRMEAFGALQARETKKLVYAVRAVTAGSFTLPSAEAEAMYDSSVWAREAAGTVQVAGPWKDDLL, from the coding sequence ATGTCCCCGCAGTCCGCTGTCCCGCCGAAAGCCGCGCGCGCACCCCGTGCCCGCTGGCTGCTGCCGGCGTTGCTCGTGGGCGCGCTCGTCGCCGGCTGCAAGCAGGAACCCGCGAAGACGCCGCCCGCCACCCCCGCGTCCACCGCGACGCCCGCGGCCAGCACGCCGTCCCCGTCCACGCCCGCGCCGGAGCAGGCCTCGAAGCTCACGCCCGTCATCCACGAGCTGGCCAGCGAGAACGCCCTGCCCACGGGCGTCGTCATCGAGTTCGCGCTGCCGGTGCGCCCGCGCTACGAGAGCGTCGACGGCAGCGTCGTCACGGTGTCGCCGGAGGTCGGGGGCAGCCTGCGGTGGACGGGCCCCTCGTCGCTGCTCTTCACGCCGTCGACGGGCTTCGCGGCCGGCACGACGTACACCGTGTCCGTGGACGCGGTGAACACCGACGCGGGCGTCGTGAAGCCGCCGTCGGCGCGGGAGTGGCGCTACAACTTCACGACCTACGCCTTCAAGTTCGCCCAGCTCTACCCCACGCGCATGGACCTGCCGAAGGGCCGCGTGGAGGCGAACGTGGACTTCTCCGGTCCGGTGGACCTGGCCGCCGTGCGCTCCCGCACCAGCTTCCGCGTGGGCGACACCGCCATCAGCGACGTGAAGTGGAGCACCCGCGCGGACACGCGCAACTCCCTCTCCGTGGTGCTCACCCATCCGAAGCTCAAGCCCGGCGCGACGCTGCAGTTCTCCCTGCGCGAGGGACTGACGGCCGCGGGGGGCGCCTCCACCGTTCAGGCGCCCGCGGCCACGGCCAGCGTCCCGCTCAACGGCGGCAAGCGCATGGACATCACCTACGTGAACCTCCAGGAGGGGACCAACGGCTACTTCTTCGAGGTGAGCTGCCGTGACGTGGAGTCGGACGCCCCGGCGAGCCCCACCGACGAGCAGTGGGATTCGTACTACTACGACGACGACAACAAGGGCTGCTCGCTCAACGACGCGGTGGCGCTGGACGCCATCCGCTTCAAGCCGAAGGTGAAGTTCACCGTGGCCCCGTCGCGGCGCGGCTTCCGCATCTTCGGTGACTTCAAGCGCGGCCCGCACACGCTCTCCATCGCGGAGGGCACGCTGTCCGTGGGCGGCGGCACGCTCATGGGCGCATGGTCCCGCGGCTTCTCCGTCCCCGCGCGCCAGGCCCAGGTGCGCTTCAACGCCAACGGCCGCTACCTGCCGCGCAGCGCGTGGCGCAACCTGCCCCTGCAGCACCTCAACGTGGAGGAGGTGACGCTCACGGTGCGCAACGTGCCGCCGGAGAACCTCGTCTTCTGGATGGGCAGCGACTACTCGGAGACCGCCGACGAGCGGACGAGCAACGTGCTGGTGCGCAAGACGGTGCCGCTCAAGTCGACGCCGGACTCGCTGCTCACCACGTACGTCGACGTGGCGTCGCTGGTGCCCGCCAACACGCGCGGCCTGGTCGAAATCCTGGCGGAGCGCGGCGACTACAAGGCCGCCGCCCGCATCCTGCTCACCGACCTGAGCCTCGTGGCCAAGCGCGGCGGTCCCGCCGTGGGCTCCACGGACTCCGGCGAGGTGTGGGTCTGGGCCCTGGGCCTGGAGAGCACGGAGCCCCTGTCCGGCGTGGAGGTGTCGCTGGTGAAGAAGAGCGGGCAGACCGTGGCCCGCTGCACCACGCAGGGCGAGGCGGGCTGCAACCTCAAGGTGCCCGCGCCCGGCGTGGACGACAGCGCGCCGTTCGCGCTGGTGGCGCGCAAGGGCGACGAGCTGACGTACCTCAAGTACGACGAGCTGAAGACGGAGATCGCCAACTCGGACGTGCAGGGCGAGCCGTACCGCGCCGAGCAGCCCTACCGCGCCTCCGTCTGGTCCGACCGCGGCGTGTACCGCCCCGGTGACACCGCGCACGTGGCCGCGGTGCTGCGCGGCCAGGACAACCTGGCGCCGCCCGCGGGCATGCCGGTGGAGGTGCGCGTCATCGACCCGCACGAGCGGGAGATCCGCAAGGTGACGCTGAAGACGAACGCGGCGGGCCTCGTGTCGTTCGACCAGGCCTTCGCGGCGTTCCAGGACACGGGCCACTACTGGGTGCGCCTCAAGGTGGCGGACCGCGACGTGGCCTCCTACGCGGTGAACGTGGAGGAGTTCGTCCCGGAGCGCATGAAGGTGACGGCCAGCACCACCGCGCCGGGCTACGTGCAGGGCAAGGAGATCCCCGTGGGCGTGGAGGCCGCGTACCTCTTCGGCGGCTCCGCGGAGGGCAGCCCGGTGGAGATGACGTGCCGCCTGGAGTCCGTGCCCTTCAAGCCGAAGCAGAACGCCCAGTACACCTACGGCATCTGGCGCCAGGACGGCAGCGCGCCCCGGCCCGTCACGCTGGGGCAGGTGAAGGGCACGCTCGACGCGAAGGGGCAGGCGCTCCTCAACTGCCCTGCCCAGGCGGCGTCGGGTCCCATCAAGGGCGCCGCGCGGCTGTCCGCGGTGGCCAGCGTCTTCGAGTCCGGCAGCGGCCGCTCCACCATCGGCGAGGCCAACGTGCCGGTGCACCCGGAGGCCTACTACCTGGGCCTGCAGGCCAACACGCAGAAGGTGAAGGCGGCCACGCCCTTCACGGTGTCGGGCGTGGTGGTGGACTGGGACGGCCAGCTCGTCACCGACGGCAAGGCGCCGAAGACGGTGGTGCTGGAGTACCAGTTGCTCGAGGAGAACTACGGCTACTACTACGACGAGGAGTCCGGCTACGAGCGCTACCAGCGCTACCTGCGCCCGCAGCGTGAGGGCGAGGCGACGGTGAAGGTGGAGAACGGCCGCTTCACCGCCACGGTGCTGCCGGGCCGTGACGGCGCGGGCTACCTCGTGCGCGCTCGCGCGGGCAGCACCCAGACGGACCTCTCCATCGAGGGCGAGGGCCGCTACTACTGGTGGGGCGAGGGCTCGCGCGTGGACCAGACGCCGCGGCCCCAGAAGCCCACGGCGCTGGAGCTGGCGCTGCCCGCGAAGGGCAAGGTGGGCGAGGCCCTGACGGTGAAGATGAAGGCGCCCTACCGGGGCCGCGTCCTCTTCACGGTGGAGACCGACCGCGTGCTCACCACCGCGTGGAAGCAGGTGGAGCCCGGCGAGGTCACCTGGCAGTTCACGCCCAAGGAGTACGCGCCCAACGTGTACGTGAGCGCGTTCCTGGTGAAGGACCCGCACCTGGAATCCGCCCAGGCGTTCATGCCCGACCGCGCCTTCGGCGTGGGCAGCATCGCGCTGGAGCCGGTGGACTTCACGCAGGCCGTCACGGTGACGGTGCCCAAGGAGGTCAGGAGCAACGACACGCTCACCGTGGACGTCGCGGTGGAGGGCGTGGAGGGCCCCACCTTCGCCACCGTCGCGGTGGTGGACGAGGGCATCCTCTCCCTCACGCGTTTCCAGAGCCCGGATCCGTTGAAGGAGATCTTCACGCGGCGCGCGCTGGGCATCCAGACCTTCGAGACGGTGGGCTGGGCGCTCCTGGTGCCGCCCGGCGGCAACTCCAGCTCCACCGGCGGTGACGAGGGCGGCGCCGAGGGCCGCGTGCAGCCGGTGAAGCCCGTGGCCCTGTGGAGCGGCGTCGTGGAGGTGCCCGCCAACGGCAAGCTGCGCGTGCCCTTCAAGCTGCCGCAGTACCGGGGCGCGGTGCGGGTGATGGTGGTGACGGCGGGCAACAAGCGCATCGGCCGGGCCAGCGCGCAGGTGCTGGTGCGCGACCCGCTGGTGCTCCAGACGACGCTGCCGCGCTTCCTCACCCAGAACGACGAGATTCAGATTCCGGTCTTCGTCACCAACCTGTCCGGCAAGGCGCAGGACGTGAAGGTGTCACTGGCCTCGGAGGCGCTGGCGGTGCCGGGGCTCGCGATGCCGGAGGCGCTGGGCTCGCCCCTGGAGCTCAAGGGCAAGAGCGAGGGCCGCGCGCGGGTGGAGGACGGCAAGTCCCGCACCTTCGTGTTCCAGGGCCGCGCGGTGCAGTCGGTGGGCGCCGCCCGGCTGGTGGTGACGGTGGAGGGCGGTGGCTACACGTCGCGCGAGCAGCTGGACGTGCCGCTGTCCCCGGCCGGCCCCCGGGAGCGGAAGCTCCAGCAGGTGGAGCTGGCGCAGGGCACCACGGACGTGAAGGCGCTGCTCCAGGGCTGGGTGCCCACGACGGAGCGCACCACCGTCTGGGTGACCAACAACCCCTACGCGAAGTCGCTCCAGCACCTCTCGTACCTGGTGCGCTACCCGTATGGCTGCATCGAGCAGACGACGTCCTCCACGCGCCCGCTGCTGTTCGTGAGCCAGCTGGTGGAGCGCGTGGATCCGACGCTGGTCTCCACGGCGAAGGTGGAGGACATGGTGCAGGCGGGCATCAACCGGGTGCTGTCCATGCAGACGGCCTCCGGTGGCTTCGCGTACTGGCCGGGCCAGACGGAGCCCCTGGCCTGGGGCACGGCGTACGCGACGCACATGCTGCTGGACGCTCGCAAGCTGAAGTACCCGGTGCCGGAGGACCGGGTGGACAGCGCGCTCGCGTGGATGGGCGACGAGCTGACGCGCAAGGAAGGGCGCGTGAATGACGACCACTACGGCCAGCACTCGGAGGCGTACATGCACTACGTGCTCGCGGTGGCGGGCAAGGGGCGCAAGGCGCGGGCGCAGGCGATGGTGAGCGCGCTGGAGACGGCGGCGAAGAAGGCGGCGCTCAGCGGCGAGGACCAGGAGGACCTGTACATGCTCAAGGCCGCGCTGTGGCTGTCCGGAGACCGCCGCTACGAGAAGGAGCTGCGCAACCCGGACGTGTCCTCGCTCCGCGAGGAGCGCCACAACGGCTGGTCGTTCTATTCGGACCGGCGCCGGCGCGGGATGATGCTCAGCACCTTCCAGGACCTCTTCGGCACCGCGCCGGAAGGGGAGCCCCTGGCGCGCATGGTGGCGACGGCGCTGGAGGCGCGCACGTCGGAGTACTACACGACGCAGGAGCTGGTCTGGGGCATCACCGGCCTGGGCAAGCGGCTGCAGGGCAGCGCGACGACCTTCACGCCGCCCACGCTCACGGTGGCGGGCAAGGCGGTGGCGTCCGTCGCGGAGAAGGACGCGCGCGTGTCGGACCGCACGTGGGCCCTGGCCCGTGCCAGCGAGCGCGCCAGCGTGTCGCTGGACCTCAAGGACAAGGGCGCGGGCAGCGTGTACCTCCTGCTCAACAGCGAGGGTGTGCGCACCACGCCCGAGGTGAAGGTGGGCGGGCAGGGGCTGACGCTCAAGCGCACCTGGCGCTCGCTGGACGGCACCGCGCTGGACCTCAAGGCCCAGCCGGTGAAGCTGGCGGACCTCATCTACGTGGAGCTGGAGGTCACCAACACCACGGGCGAGCGCGTGCAGAACATCGCGCTGGTGGACCGGCTGCCGGCGGGCTGGGAGATTGAGAACGCCCGGCTGGGGCGCGGGGGCAGCGTGGACTGGGTGGACGCGGATTCGCTGTGGACCGCGGACTACGTGAACGTGCGCGATGACCGGATGGAAGCCTTCGGCGCGCTGCAGGCCCGCGAGACGAAGAAGCTCGTCTACGCGGTGCGTGCGGTGACGGCGGGCAGCTTCACCCTGCCGTCCGCGGAGGCCGAGGCGATGTACGACTCCTCCGTCTGGGCCCGTGAAGCCGCGGGCACGGTGCAGGTGGCGGGTCCCTGGAAGGACGACCTGCTCTAG
- a CDS encoding pseudouridine synthase — protein MPRKPERPPKSPPRPNRWEGKEKPDWLSRALARAGAMPQDEAEAAIKAGRVSVNGRVATTPLTPVPPDAVIKVDGLPVRKVAPTHALAFHKPAGVLTSTARQHRTGTVFELLLPQLPLELNRFTWHAVGRLDVDTTGLLLFTNDDKLVAHCTSPETNLPKRYVATVFSVADDAKVEPLRQGMTLDDGPARPAVVRVRDEHTVEVTLTEGRHHQVKRMLGAVGLPARALHREAVGDITLADIPEGGFRLLTDAEVREKLHYTGRAPAGPVSESEDA, from the coding sequence ATGCCTCGCAAGCCCGAACGGCCCCCCAAGTCCCCGCCCCGCCCCAACCGCTGGGAGGGCAAGGAGAAGCCGGACTGGCTCTCCCGCGCGCTCGCCCGCGCGGGCGCCATGCCCCAGGACGAGGCGGAGGCCGCCATCAAGGCGGGCCGCGTGAGCGTCAACGGCCGCGTGGCGACCACGCCCCTCACCCCCGTGCCGCCCGATGCCGTCATCAAGGTGGACGGGCTGCCGGTGCGCAAGGTGGCGCCCACGCACGCGCTGGCCTTCCACAAGCCCGCGGGGGTGCTGACCTCCACCGCGCGCCAGCACCGCACGGGCACGGTGTTCGAACTCCTGCTGCCCCAGCTGCCCCTGGAGCTGAACCGCTTCACCTGGCACGCAGTGGGCCGGCTGGACGTGGACACCACGGGCCTCTTGCTCTTCACCAACGACGACAAGCTGGTGGCCCACTGCACGTCCCCGGAGACGAACCTCCCCAAGCGCTACGTGGCCACGGTGTTCAGCGTCGCGGACGACGCGAAGGTGGAGCCCCTGCGCCAGGGGATGACTCTGGATGACGGCCCCGCCCGCCCCGCCGTGGTGCGCGTGCGCGACGAGCACACGGTGGAGGTGACGCTCACCGAAGGCCGCCACCACCAGGTGAAGCGCATGCTGGGCGCCGTGGGGCTGCCCGCCCGCGCGCTCCACCGGGAGGCGGTGGGCGACATCACCCTGGCCGACATCCCCGAGGGCGGCTTCCGGCTCCTCACCGACGCGGAGGTCCGCGAGAAGCTGCACTACACCGGCCGTGCTCCCGCGGGCCCTGTCAGCGAGTCCGAGGACGCCTGA
- the sthA gene encoding Si-specific NAD(P)(+) transhydrogenase produces MADFDLVVIGSGPAGEWGAVQASLAGKRVAVVEREPVLGGTAANTGTLPSKTLRETALHLSGFKARGLYSVDATLRHEATVSDFLFRERRVKQMERERIHKNLQRHGVTVFQGSGAFQDAHTVVVKRDGAEVAKLSAGTVLIATGSTPYRPPLYPFGDPRVHDSDEILDITTLPRTLVVVGGGVIGCEYACMFAALGIPVTLVEVKNDLLSFLDAEINQLLRDCMEALGVRLRLGQVVESAHVPESHEEPIRLKLSTGEVLEADQVLVASGRTSNTAGLGIEALGIKQGKRGQIEVGLAYQTAVPHIYAVGDVIGFPALASTSMEQARIAVEHAFGPGKRTLTPILPYGIYTIPEVSMAGDTEESLRSRSIPYVVGRATFDTNPRGQIIGERQGMLKLLFHRDDLKLLGVHVLGEQASELVHVGLTALLTGATAQLFVETCFNYPTLSEAYKAATYDALDQVRVSSA; encoded by the coding sequence ATGGCGGACTTCGACCTGGTGGTCATCGGCTCTGGCCCCGCGGGAGAATGGGGCGCGGTACAGGCCTCGCTCGCGGGCAAGCGGGTGGCGGTGGTGGAGCGGGAGCCGGTGCTCGGCGGCACCGCGGCCAACACCGGCACCCTTCCCTCCAAGACGCTGCGCGAGACGGCGCTGCACCTGTCCGGCTTCAAGGCGCGCGGTCTCTACAGCGTGGACGCGACGCTGCGCCACGAAGCCACCGTCTCCGACTTCCTCTTCCGCGAGCGCCGCGTGAAGCAGATGGAGCGCGAGCGCATCCACAAGAACCTCCAGCGCCACGGCGTGACCGTGTTCCAGGGCTCCGGCGCCTTCCAGGACGCGCACACCGTCGTCGTGAAGCGCGACGGCGCGGAGGTCGCGAAGCTCTCCGCCGGCACCGTCCTCATCGCCACCGGCTCCACGCCGTACCGCCCGCCGCTGTACCCCTTCGGGGACCCGCGCGTGCACGACTCGGATGAGATTTTGGACATCACCACCCTGCCCCGCACGCTGGTGGTGGTGGGCGGCGGCGTCATCGGCTGCGAGTACGCGTGCATGTTCGCCGCGCTCGGCATCCCGGTGACGCTGGTGGAGGTGAAGAACGACCTGCTGTCCTTCCTGGACGCGGAGATCAACCAGCTGCTGCGCGACTGCATGGAGGCGCTGGGCGTGCGGCTGCGCCTGGGCCAGGTGGTGGAGTCCGCGCACGTCCCGGAGTCGCACGAGGAGCCCATCCGCCTGAAGCTGTCCACCGGCGAGGTGCTGGAGGCGGACCAGGTGCTGGTCGCCTCCGGCCGCACGTCCAACACCGCGGGCCTGGGCATCGAGGCGCTGGGCATCAAGCAGGGCAAGCGCGGGCAGATTGAAGTGGGGCTCGCGTACCAGACGGCCGTGCCGCACATCTACGCGGTGGGGGACGTCATCGGCTTCCCCGCGCTGGCCTCCACGTCCATGGAGCAGGCCCGCATCGCCGTGGAGCACGCGTTCGGCCCGGGCAAGCGCACGCTCACGCCCATCCTGCCCTACGGCATCTACACCATCCCGGAGGTGTCCATGGCCGGCGACACGGAGGAGTCCCTGCGCTCGCGCAGCATCCCCTACGTCGTCGGCCGGGCCACCTTCGACACCAACCCGCGCGGGCAGATCATCGGCGAGCGGCAGGGCATGCTGAAGCTGCTCTTCCACCGCGACGACCTGAAGCTGCTGGGCGTGCACGTGCTGGGTGAGCAGGCCTCGGAGCTGGTGCACGTGGGGCTCACCGCGCTGCTCACCGGCGCCACCGCGCAGCTCTTCGTGGAGACCTGCTTCAACTACCCGACGCTGTCGGAGGCCTACAAGGCCGCCACCTACGACGCGCTGGATCAGGTCCGCGTCAGCAGCGCCTAG
- a CDS encoding RNA methyltransferase produces MVLPVRFVLMRPRNAENLGAAARALKNCGLSDWAWVTPEVEDLGPAHRLAVHAEDVLGGVKRPDTLDAAVSDCVWVVGTSSRKVEGKRRLSPRAVGEELVARAKQGPVALVFGDERSGLTNAEVERCHDLSAVPTAPEQPSINLAQAVLLYAYEVRMAHLADTAPPPGPLPLAATDAELARVEATLEALLSTGGFLVDAQPGRTAVRDLVAPLRRSRLTRNEARLWLAALHTVRKHFPQEGGPPRDDT; encoded by the coding sequence ATGGTGCTGCCCGTCCGATTCGTCCTCATGCGCCCGCGCAACGCGGAGAACCTGGGCGCCGCCGCCCGCGCCCTGAAGAACTGCGGCCTGTCCGACTGGGCCTGGGTGACGCCGGAGGTGGAGGACCTGGGCCCGGCCCACCGGCTGGCGGTGCACGCGGAGGACGTGCTGGGTGGGGTGAAGCGCCCGGACACGCTGGACGCGGCGGTGTCCGACTGCGTCTGGGTGGTGGGGACCAGCTCCCGCAAGGTGGAGGGCAAGCGCCGGCTGTCGCCCCGGGCCGTGGGCGAGGAGCTGGTGGCGCGGGCGAAGCAGGGGCCGGTGGCGCTCGTCTTCGGGGACGAGCGCAGCGGGCTGACCAACGCGGAGGTGGAGCGCTGCCATGATTTGTCCGCGGTGCCCACCGCGCCGGAGCAGCCCTCCATCAACCTGGCGCAGGCGGTGCTGCTCTACGCCTACGAGGTCCGCATGGCCCATCTCGCGGACACCGCGCCGCCACCGGGCCCCCTGCCCCTGGCCGCCACGGACGCGGAGCTGGCCCGCGTGGAGGCCACGCTGGAGGCGCTGCTGAGCACGGGGGGCTTCCTCGTGGACGCGCAGCCCGGGCGCACGGCGGTGAGGGACCTGGTCGCGCCCCTGCGTCGCTCGCGGCTCACGCGCAATGAGGCCCGGCTCTGGCTGGCCGCGCTGCACACCGTGCGCAAGCACTTCCCCCAGGAGGGCGGGCCTCCCAGGGACGACACCTGA